A genomic window from Lotus japonicus ecotype B-129 chromosome 1, LjGifu_v1.2 includes:
- the LOC130732723 gene encoding uncharacterized protein LOC130732723, whose translation MSSVSTTHFVKTKYRDTPDTLSGVVRTNLPLKQVLRKPDLAGRLVSWSVELTEYSVTYEPRGAVKGQVLADFVAELTPAAAPKEDAPWILSVDGSSNTAGSGAGVVLDGPGDIQIEQSLRFEFKVTNNQAEYEALIAGLKLALDVGVKALAIRSDSQVVVKQVLGTYQVRDEQLGRYLVRVKQLMARFVKVYIEHVPSEQNTRVDVLEKLASTRRPGNNKSIIQETLSGPSVDDVSIMSIDDPPESWMEPILRVLNDEVDMSIISRKLRREASHYTLVAGQLFRRSHTHPMLSCVPEDQVERIISEVHEGVCATHIGARSLAVKVLRAGFYWPTLRTDCKKYAKKCVKCQLFADFHKAPLEELTTMVAPWPFAMWGLI comes from the exons ATGTCTTCTGTCAGCACCACCCATTTTGTCAAAACCAAATATCGAGATACCCCTGATACTCTATCTGGCG TGGTCCGCACCAACTTGCCTTTAAAACAAGTTCTGCGAAAGCCCGATCTAGCGGGACGCTTAGTATCTTGGTCAGTCGAGTTGACAGAATATTCTGTGACCTATGAACCTAGGGGGGCGGTCAAAGGTCAGGTTTTGGCAGATTTTGTGGCGGAACTAACACCTGCCGCGGCGCCAAAGGAAGATGCGCCTTGGATACTATCCGTCGACGGGTCTTCAAACACGGCGGGCAGTGGTGCGGGTGTTGTTCTGGATGGGCCCGGAGATATTCAAATCGAGCAATCTCTAAGGTTTGAATTCAAAGTGACAAACAATCAggctgagtacgaggctctgattgcTGGTTTGAAGCTAGCTTTGGACGTCGGTGTGAAGGCTTTGGCAATAAGGAGCGATTCCCAGGTGGTGGTCAAGCAAGTTTTGGGAACCTACCAAGTGCGAGACGAGCAGCTGGGAAGGTATCTAGTAAGAGTTAAACAATTGATGGCCCGTTTTGTCAAAGTATACATTGAACACGTCCCGAGTGAGCAAAACACCAGGGTGGATGTACTAGAAAAATTGGCGAGTACCAGAAGGCCGGGAAATAACAAATCCATCATTCAGGAAACTTTGTCGGGGCCCAGCGTCGACGACGTTTCAATCATGTCTATTGACGACCCGCCTGAGTCGTGGATGGAACCAATCCTAAGAGTTTTGAATGACGAGGTTGATATGAGCATCATCAGCAGAAAACTGAGGCGCGAAGCAAGTCACTATACTTTGGTTGCGGGGCAACTTTTCAGACGGAGCCACACTCACCCAATGCTGTCGTGTGTACCAGAGGATCAGGTCGAGCGGATAATTAGCGAGGTCCATGAAGGGGTTTGCGCGACACACATTGGGGCTAGATCTCTAGCCGTTAAAGTCTTAAGAGCGGGATTCTATTGGCCTACCTTGAGGACTGATTGCAAAAAGTATGCTAAAAAGTGCGTAAAATGTCAGCTCTTTGCTGATTTTCACAAAGCCCCCTTAGAGGAACTAACCACCATGGTGGCCCcttggcctttcgccatgtgggggttGATTTGA
- the LOC130732742 gene encoding uncharacterized protein LOC130732742, whose amino-acid sequence MAGDRGGNPSLMEILERLDTMQRANEALQAQVTELTRGRADHQGSDRHTAAAVVNFQPFSEEIAAEEIPEHVKTLVLDPYSGATDPKEHLVYFNTRMVIAGVNDAVKCKLLPSTFRKSAMTWFTTLPPGSIADFTEFSTRFLSQFSASRSEQATIAALLMVIQRENESIKSYMTRFNELSVHLEDSVPSVCVAAFKNGLREERLNGNLTRHPATSMVEIRARARSYILEEEDNCQK is encoded by the coding sequence ATGGCGGGGGACAGAGGAGGAAATCCGAGTCTAATGGAGATTTTGGAGAGGTTGGACACTATGCAGCGAGCCAACGAGGCCTTGCAAGCTCAGGTGACGGAGTTGACTCGCGGCAGGGCAGATCATCAGGGATCTGACCGCCACACCGCGGCGGCGGTGGTCAATTTCCAACCCTTTTCGGAGGAAATCGCGGCGGAGGAGATCCCAGAGCATGTCAAGACTCTCGTTCTGGATCCTTACTCCGGAGCTACAGATCCGAAGGAGCATCTGGTTTACTTCAACACCCGGATGGTAATCGCAGGGGTGAACGATGCAGTCAAGTGCAAGTTGCTTCCATCCACTTTCAGGAAATCTGCTATGACGTGGTTCACTACCCTTCCCCCTGGCTCGATTGCGGATTTCACCGAGTTCTCAACGCGTTTCTTGTCTCAGTTCTCGGCGAGTAGATCTGAACAAGCCACCATAGCAGCTTTGCTAATGGTGATTCAACGAGAGAATGAATCGATCAAGAGTTATATGACACGATTCAATGAGTTGTCAGTGCACTTGGAAGATTCCGTGCCATCCGTCTGCGTAGCGGCTTTCAAGAATGGACTCAGGGAGGAACGTTTGAACGGGAATCTGACGAGGCACCCAGCAACTTCCATGGTTGAGATCAGGGCGCGTGCTCGAAGTTACATCTTGGAGGAGGAAGACAACTGTCAGAAGTAG